TACAATTTTGGGTGGGTGGTCTTTTCACCTGTACCTGTGTTTCTTACCAATGTTGTgagtgtatatatttttcatgagGAAGATGTATCCCTACAATGAATGTCAAATTGGGGGCTATACATGTGCGCCCAATACAGTTGCATTTTTCTTATCTTAAAAATTGATCATATCGTGCGCGAGTTTCCTCTCCATGTATTTTGCGCTTCCTGACATGATATAGTTgcacttcttcatttttcattcctcCTAATTTTGAATGTTTCTGCCTTTGTGTAAATTTTGCGACCCTCCAAGGGTTAAACTACTtggcatttttaacaatcgcgtacttttttttttttatacttttggATCTTTACATTGTGTAGCACGaagcgataaaaaaattggcttgGGAAGAGACCCACCGGTGACTGCCTAAGATGTACGATATTAAGAccaagaatttttttttttatttcttccaaatatgaaataaaacacattTCCATTGTGCATCGAAACAATTTGGCAAAATCATACCACTCCGCGAAGCACACTATGCTAgcgtaaaaattaaaattgaagCACAAATAAAAGGGCGACCATTGTtggatttatataaattgtacctttttttacccttcGATGTAATCAAATTGGGTGTAatgtttacatatttttgttcgtATAAATGTAAGCACATGCGAACGTGTACCCATGCGTGAACGATCGTAGGCCATAAAGGTAGTGTTTCGAAATATGCCGCGGCGCAATTGCTAGGCATGTCGAATCGAGTTTTGCTCTTGCCTACATTTTGGTATGTTATATGTTAGCGGTTTATAATTTGTGGGTAATATTTTCTCACGGGAGTTCGCGCCGCCACGCCTTTTGcgataattgaaaaaatatcagcAGGCACATCACCATTTCGTGTTTCCCTTGACGGAGAATAGCAGCGCAGACGCAGTTACATGCGTGTATCCGGGAGCATACAGGTTGGTGAGTGCACAGTTGGGTAATCGCACAGCTGGGTGATCGCACAGCTGGATGATCGCCCCAACTCAGGGACTACCGTAGTAGTTTGCCCTACCCCAGCCAACCACCCAACCGAGATGGAGTACAAATTAGAAATTTTGAGCTACttactcatttttaaaaaaaaaaatgaacgaattGCAAAGTTCGACGAGCAAATAAAAACCTGTATTAACATATTCGAAAAGGTGTTAATTGACGAGGAGGAATTGGCTTATCTGTTcgagaaaaacattttagaCATTAACCCTTGTGTTCGCTCCCTTTGTTGGAAGCTAGCTTTAAAGCACCTCAGTTTAAATACGAGGAGGTGGAATGAAGAACTTGGCGAAAAGAAGAAGTTGTACGaggattatataaaatgcTTTGTGCTGAATCCGCTCAGGGGGGGGCAAAATGCCGCAGAGGGGATGGACGCAGCAGAGGAAGCAGGGGAAGCCAAGGAAGCAGTCGCAACAGGGGGGGTGGACGCAGCAAAGGAAGCAGTCGCAACAGGGGCCAAATTGGGTGGAGAGCCCAATGAAGACACGTCCTCCACCAATTTGGACGACGACTCAGACGCAAACTTCATAAACTCCGAATTGTTCAGCCAAATTAATAAGGACACGTTTCGAACCAGACCTGAgttgtctttttttaatttgaacCCGCAGCAAACGattaataataatgtaaaaatattgaacagTTTAATTAGTTTGGAAGAGTTTGAAGAAGAGCCGGAAGAGGAAATACCATCTCTAGTCAACATAAATGAGATGGGGGAAGGGCCCTCCGAGCAGACAGAATCCCAAGCGAAGAATGCGCaagacgaaaaagaaaaatcaatTAATGGTGTGCGAATTGCACAGAAAGACGCAAATGAACAAGTTGTCCCCCTTGTAGATGAAACTTCCCCCAAATTTACAATCAAATCTAGGGAGGACACGCaaatttgccaaaaaaagaacaactaTGAACACTCCTTTGGTGACCATTCAGCAGATGTTTGCGACATTGTTAACCCTAAAAGGCATTACGATCTGTTATGTagaattttgttcatatatgcaaaaattcaCCCCTATGTTAAATACGTCCAAGGGATGAATGAAATTTTAGCTCccctatattttattatttttaatgaccCATTATGTAACTGCCCTATGCAGGGAGAAGCAGATacctttttctgcttcatcGAGTTAATGCAAAAACAGAAAGATGTTTTCTGTGAAGGGTTAGACAACACAGATGATGGAATTAATGGAAAGCTAAAAAAGTTTTCCCTCTTGTTAAGAATAAAAGAATAtgaaatttggaaaaaattacacacacTCAAAATAGAAACGCaatattatgctttaaaaTGGATTCTTTTACTACTAACTCAGGAGTTTGACATGGCAGACACCATTATATTATACGACCACTTCATCATTAATAATGATGAgaacttcattttgtacatatgttTAGTCATTTGTTCGAAACTGAAGAGTTCCCTTTTGTGTGGGAATTTCACTGTGAACCTCAaacttttgcaaaacatCCCTCCATTTGATCCTTATGATATAATTTATGAAGCTAAAAGTTTAATGAGCCAAGATTTTGAAAACAGGTTTAACATCACAGAGGTGTATAATCAGTATTATGgacaaaagaaaagaataaattctTTGGAAAGTCTACGAAATTGTAGTAGTATTGTCGAGGGGGACACATCTTCTTATGAAAATCTGTCCACCATGGACGAGGGAGAAAGTGGCAGCAGGCGCGGGTCTCTACTCAAGTCCCTTCGCAATAAATCcattgtacaaaatattaagaattatataagtaacaaaatggatatgGCAAAAAGGGCCGATGACCATTTGGACTTCGACGAGTTGTGAAGTACACTTAGACttgttcttttcccttctctCAGTTGAAGGGGCTACTGAaggaggaaggggggggatgTGCCTCCCCTAAAAAATCCCCCCCTTCCATTTTCCGCACAGGGACGCTTTGTCTCACCTACTGCGGTGCACAGCGTGGACGTGGATTAACTGCATAGGCCCATACCTGGGTGTGCGTTCTGTGATCAACTTATGCTTCGGCTACCCGACCTCTACCCTTGCGATGGCCTGACTTCCCCTCCTCcaccctcccccctttttttttcgtgcaaCTATTTTGACACAAGTGTGcccatttgtatatataaaatggtTTGAAGTGTGAAATGCGGGAAATTTCCCTAATTGACacgtttcttcatttttattttattttatttttttgtggcaaaatttttaacccTTTTTAATATCCTTTTTTAGTTTCTGCGCAAAggccattttgtgtaaagTTTGTTTATACGGAATACGTGCAAGTAACTTGTGCACacgcagattttttttttttttttttgaaccaTATATGCCTATTCATTTTGTC
This genomic stretch from Plasmodium cynomolgi strain B DNA, chromosome 14, whole genome shotgun sequence harbors:
- a CDS encoding hypothetical protein (putative); this translates as MEYKLEILSYLLIFKKKNERIAKFDEQIKTCINIFEKVLIDEEELAYLQINKDTFRTRPELSFFNLNPQQTINNNVKILNSLISLEEFEEEPEEEIPSLVNINEMGEGPSEQTESQAKNAQDEKEKSINGVRIAQKDANEQVVPLVDETSPKFTIKSREDTQICQKKNNYEHSFGDHSADVCDIVNPKRHYDLLCRILFIYAKIHPYVKYVQGMNEILAPLYFIIFNDPLCNCPMQGEADTFFCFIELMQKQKDVFCEGLDNTDDGINGKLKKFSLLLRIKEYEIWKKLHTLKIETQYYALKWILLLLTQEFDMADTIILYDHFIINNDENFILYICLVICSKLKSSLLCGNFTVNLKLLQNIPPFDPYDIIYEAKSLMSQDFENRFNITEVYNQYYGQKKRINSLESLRNCSSIVEGDTSSYENLSTMDEGESGSRRGSLLKSLRNKSIVQNIKNYISNKMDMAKRADDHLDFDEL